TCGGATAATTTTTGCCCCAATATCGACATCGCGCTGGAGCGGGCGGCATCGGTGCTGGCTGGTAACCGCCGATAAAAATTGTTTGCTGCTTCTGAGCTCCTTGGTAGCATTTTTGGGGGAAGGACTCCCACAATTGAGTGCGCTTACCCCACAGTGGGAATCGCCCTTTTTTTAGCACAAGCAAAAGCCCTCAACAGAGCAAAACAGCAGCTCTCCAGTAATTTGGAGAGCTGCTCGAGGGCAATAGTCAATTTATAAAATCTCTTCCTGTGAAAGAGTTGTGGAAATACAGAAACAGACCGGAATCATAATGACTCCGGTCTGTTTTTGTTTGGTGGAGAATAGGGGGATCGAACCCCTGACCTCGTGATTGCGAACCACGCGCTCTCCCAGCTGAGCTAATTCCCCGAACAAATGAATTGAAACGTTGTTGTTCATCGAATATATTAAATGAACACGACGCTTTCCCAGTAGAACTACGAACCCCATGCGTTGTAATATCACGGCGAAAACTGCCGAAGAATTTCAACGCTGTTTATTATATCATGGGGTTTCCATTTTTTCAAGAAGTTTTTTCAAAAAATGTCAATTGTTTTTCGCCTTCTGCTCCGCGATCCCCGTTTTACAAAAGTGATTCATATTGCAAACCTCACAGTGAGCGGTTCTCGCCTGACACACAGCTCTGCCATGCAGCACCAGCCGGTGGCAGAAGTCGTTCGATTCCTCCGGCGGCAGCACCGCGCGCAAATCCTTCTCCACCTGCAGGGGAACCTTGCTTTTCGTCAGGCCCAGGCGCCCGGCAATCCGAATGCAGTGCGTGTCGGTTACAACGGCGGGCTTGTGATATACATCCCCAACGACCAGGTTTGCGGTTTTTCGCCCCACGCCCGGCAGTTTGGTCAGCTCTTCAACGGTATCGGGAATCACACCGCCGTATTCTTCCGCTAGCTTTTGGCACAGAGCCAGAATATCGCGCGCCTTGGTTTTATAAAGCCCGCAGGAATGAATCAGCTCCTCAATTTCCTCTACCTTGGCCTTCGTAAAAGCTTCCAATGTGGGGAAGCGGGCAAAAAGGGCCGGGGTTACCTGATTGACACGCGCGTCGGTACATTGAGCTGAAAGGCGGGTTGCAATCAAAAGCTGGAGGGGTTCACTGTATTCCAGCGAACAGATGGCTTCCGGATATTCTTTTTTCAGCGCTTCCACGGCCAGATTGGCCAGCTGCTTTTTTGTCATTTTCAACTCATCCTTTTGTGGCAGTTTTCTTCATTCTAATACAAAACCCGACAAAAGGAAAGGTCATTTTATGGAAATGACCGGATTGCCTTTTGCCGAAATCGCGTGTATAATAATCTTTAAGAAAACACGAGAGAGGGTTGCCAATGTTCAGTGAAATGATGGATACCATAGGGTTTGTTTCCCGCTTCGACAGCGAGGTTGGAGCTGCTATGGAGCAGGAGCTGGGACGCCAACAAAGAAATCTGGAACTGATTGCTTCTGAAAACATGGTTTCTCCGGCGGTTCTGGCCGCAATGGGGAGCATCCTGACCAATAAGTACGCCGAGGGTTACCCGGGCAAGCGGTACTACGGTGGATGCCAGTATGTGGACGTAGTAGAAGACATCGCGCGGGATCGTGCGTGCCGTCTGTTTGGCGCGGAGCATGCAAATGTGCAGCCCCATTCTGGCGCACAGGCGAACCTGGCAGTGTATTTTGCTCTGCTTCAGCCCGGCGATACCGTTATGGGCATGAATCTGGCCGAGGGCGGGCATTTGACTCACGGCTCTCCCGTGAATATGTCCGGCAGCTATTATCATTTTGTTGCTTACGGTGTGGACGCTCAGACCCATCGTATCGATTACGACAAGCTGTACGAGCAGGCCATGCAGATCAAGCCGAAAATGATCGTGGCGGGTGCTTCGGCGTATCCCCGCGCGCTCGATTTCAAGCGCTTTCGTGAGATTTGCGACGCATGTGGCGCTTACCTGATGGTTGATATGGCGCATATTGCCGGTCTGGTTGCCGCCGGGCTGCATGCAAGCCCCATCGAGTGGGCCGACGTTGTCACCACCACCACACATAAAACGCTGCGCGGCCCGCGCGGCGGTATGATCCTGTGCAAGGAGAAATATGCCAAGGCAATCGACAAGGCAATTTTCCCGGGAACCCAGGGCGGCCCTCTGATGCACATTATCGCGGCGAAGGCCGTTTGCTTTGGGGAAGCGCTCCAGCCCGAATTCAAAGCCTACCAGCAGCAGATTATCGACAACGCGCAGGCTTTGGCGAACGGCCTGACGAAACGCGGGATTAAGCTGGTCTCCGGCGGAACAGATAACCACCTGATGCTGGTGGACCTGAGCGGCGAGGAGCTGACCGGCAAAGAGCTGGAGCATCGCCTCGACGAAGTGTATATTACCGCGAACAAAAATACGGTTCCGAATGAGCAGAGAAGCCCCTTTGTTACCAGCGGCCTGCGCCTTGGCACGCCCGCAGTTACCACTCGCGGCCTGAACACGCAGGATATGGACGAGGTGGCCGAGTGCATTGCGATGGCGGCACAGAGCTTTGAAGGCAATCAGGATGCGATCCGCGCGAAGGTGGGGAGCATTTGCAGCCGTTACCCGTTGTACCGCTGATTCATCCGCCAAGTTAAGTCATATGCGGCGCAGCCAAATGCTGCGCCGCTTTTTGAAAGGATGGTTTCCATTGTCAGTGCCTTTAGCGGAACGCCTTCGACCGCAGTCGCTTGATGAGGTGGTAGGGCAGCGCCATCTGCTGAACCCGGACAAAGCCCTGCGCCGCATCATCGATTCCGGCGAAATCCCGAATATGATCTTCTATGGGCCGTCCGGCGTTGGAAAGACCACCGTCGCTTCGATCATTGCCCGTAAGACGCAGCGAAAGCTGGTGAAGATGAACGGCACCACTGCGTCCACAGCAGACATCCGTGCTGTGGTAGAATCGCTCGGCACACTGGAAACGCTGAACGGAGTGCTGCTGTATCTGGATGAAATTCAGTATTTCAATAAAAAGCAGCAGCAGACGCTGCTGGAATTCATTGAGAACGGGCAGATCACGCTGATTGCCTCCACAACGGAGAACCCGTATTTTTATGTTTATAACGCGATTTTAAGCCGCTGTACCGTGTTTGAGTTTAAAGCGGTAGACACAGAAGAAATTCTGAATGCGGTTGAACGCGCGTTTTCTGCGCTCGAGCAGGAGCGAGGGGAGACGATTACGCGTGCGAATGGGGTAGACCTGCATATTGCTCAGTCGTGCGGGGGAGATGTGCGCAAGGCGATGAACGCGGTGGAGCTGTGTACGCTTTCCGCCAGACGCGAAGCCGACGGCCTTGTGATAGAGCTGGAGGCCGCGCGCGAGCTGACCCAGAGAAGTGCCGTGCGCTATGATAAAGACGGCGACGAGCATTACGATCTGCTCTCGGCGTTCCAAAAATCCATGCGCGGCTCTGACTCCAATGCCGCGGTACACTATCTGGCGAGGCTTCTTGAGGCCGGTGATCTGCCGTCTGTGTGCCGTCGGCTGCTTGTCTGCGCCAATGAGGACGTCGGCCTGGCCTGGCCGCAGATCATTCCCATTACAAAGGCCGCGGTCGATACCGCGCTGCAGGTAGGCCTTCCGGAGGCGAGAATCCCGCTGGCGAACGCGGTGATTCTGGTCTGTATGGCGCCAAAATCCAACTCTGCTTATTCGGCAGTCAACGCTGCGCTGGCGGATATTCGCGCGGGAAAATCCGGGCCGATTCCGCGTCAGCTGCAGAACAAGCACTTTGATGGGGCCGATCAGGCAAAGAAAGGGCAGTTTTATCTGTACCCCCACGATTATCCGGATCATTGGGTGGCGCAGCAGTATTTGCCCGATGTTTTGCGCGGGACGGAGTATTATACTGCGGGTTTGAACAAAAACGAGCAGGCGTTTCTCCAGTATTGGAAGAAAATCATGGAGAAAAAATAAAAATAATCTCTTGTATGTTTGTCTGTGCAGTGCTATGATATATATAATTTTGGACTCAGGTTTGATCCGTGGGGAGGGATACTGATTGGATAGTGCTATTTTAGCGAGCTTGTCATACGGAATGTATGCCATTGGTGTGAAAGGCGAGAACGAACCGTCGGCGTGTATTGTGAATACGGTGATTCAGGTTACGAATACGAATCCTCCCGTTATCGCTGTCAGTATGCATCATGATAATTACAGTCACGAATGTATCCGGGAAACCGGAATTTTTTCTGTTTCCGTTTTATCGGAGGATACCCCCGGTACTGTGATCGGTGCCTTGGGCTTTAATTCCGGAAGAAATTCCAACAAATTAAAAAATATCCGTCACCGTGTTTTGGTTGAGGGTGTTCCTGTCATTAAAGAGAATGTTTGCTGTTGGTTTTTGTGCAAAGTGGTCAATCGGGTTGAAACCTCCACCCATACAGTGTTTTTGGCCGAGGTGATTGCCGGCAGCGAAAAGGTGACCGGTACGCCGATGAGCTACACGTATTACCATCAGGTACTCAAGGGTTCGGCCCCCAAAAATGCGCCGACGTACCGTCACGTTACCGAAAGCAATACCGGTTCAGACGGCGGAAAGTTTATTTGTAAGGTTTGCGGCTATATTTACAATGATCCCGATGTTCCGTTCGAAGAGTTGCCGGAAGATTGGCTTTGCCCCATTTGTGCGGCACCAAAATCTGCATTTATTCGAAAATAGAAAACAAGATAAGCTCAATCTGATATGCCTTGCATACCGGGTGGGCTTTTCTTTTGCCTTGTTTTCATCATTCACCGCCGTTTACGGCTGCTTTGGTAGGCTTTTGACATCACTGCATTCAAAAGCCTACTTTTTTGGGGCCGTTTTTGAAAAATGATTCTATTTTGTAATGGAAAAGTGAAAACAGGGTTTCTTCTCCAGCCTTTGAAGGGGGAAGAATACGGTGGCTCTTTTGGTAGTGGAATTACTATATTCATATAAAAGAAAAGGATGATTCAAGCTATGTCAAAACACATCATTCAAACTCATGAGAAGCCGCCGCTGAAGCGCGCAATACCGCTGAGCATACAGCACATGTTTGCGATGTTCGGCGCGTCTGTTCTGGTTCCAACCCTGTTTGGAATTAACCCCGCAGTCGTGCTTTTGATGAACGGCGTCGGCACTCTGTTTTTCTTTTGGATGACCCAGGGGAAATGCCCGGCGTACCTCGGTTCCAGCTTTGCATTTATCGGGCCGGCTCTCATTGTTATCAACCGGTATAAAGACGCGCCCGGCGGCGGATTTTCGTACGCACAGGGCGGTTTTGTCGCGGTTGGCTTCACAGTGGTGGTTTTGGCGCTGGTGATCAAGCGGTTCGGCTCCGACTGGATCGACAAGCTCCTCCCGCCGGCCGCAATGGGCCCGGTGGTCGCGCTGATCGGCCTGGAGCTTTCCGGCACGGCGGCTTCCACTGCCGGAATCCTGACGCAGACAAATTATGTGGCCGTCAAAGGCTCTGAAGGGTTGTTCCAGCAGGTTGTCACGACGGTAGACCCCAAAAACGCGATCGTTTTTCTGGTTACGCTGGGAATTGCGGTGTTCGGTTCGATTCTGTTTCGCAACTTCCTTTCCGTCATTCCGATTCTGATTGCCATTATTGGCGGCTATCTTACGGCGGCCATTTTAGGTGTGGTGAATTTTGCGCCGGTGGAGCAGGCGAGCCTGTTTTCTCTGCCTCATTTTCAGTTGGCGCAGTTCCGTTTGGATGCGATCATTACCATGCTGCCGGTTGCGCTGGTTCTGATCTCTGAACATATCGGCCACCAGATCGTTACTGGCAAGGTGATCGGCAAGGATCTGCTGAAAGACCCCGGCCTGCACCGTTCCCTGATGGGCGACGGCTTTTCCACCATGGCTTCCGGCATGCTGGGTGCGGTTCCCACCACTACCTACGGCGAGAATATCGGCGTAATGGCCATGACCCGTGTATACAGCGTGTGGGTGATCGGCGGCGCGGCGGTACTTTCGATTATCAGCTCCTTTATCGGCAAATTTTCTGAGCTGATCGCCACGATCCCCGGCCCGGTAATCGGCGGTATTTCGTTTTTGCTTTACGGCATGATCGGTGCTTCCGGCCTGCGCATCCTTGTGGATTCCCGTGTAGATTTTGCTAAAAACCGCAACATCATCATGACCTCCGTCATTTTTGTCACGGGTTTGTCCGGTGTATCTCTGCATCTGGGTAGCGTTGAGCTCAAGGGAATGGTGCTGGCCTGTGTGGTCGGTATGGCCATGGGCCTGATTTTCTACACTCTTGATCGCCTGCACCTGACCAACGACAGCGAAGACGATGAGGCAGAGGCGGCGGCAGAATAAGCGCACTTTTTTCCCAATGGAAAGCCCCCTGCCCTTCGGACTGCTCCGGATGGGAAAGGGGCTGTTCTGGTTTTATTTTTATCCCAACTCGGCGGCAAATGCGTCCAACGCCGCTTCATCGTCTGGTTCCGGTGGCTGGTCAATTCGCTGCAGAGTCAGATTCTCCACATGGCGTACCGTATTGCCCGGTTCAATGTGATAAAGAGGGCTCAGCGATTCCATCTCCAGAAAATCGCCGTTTGTATACGTTTCGTAGGATGCGCCCAGATCGGGATATGCGGCATGAATATTGTGAACATACCGTTTAATTAGGGCAACATTTTTGCGCACATATGCGGCCCAGCCGGTTCGGTTATTCGTGCCCATTTTAAAGGCGGAAGCAACAGCGGGGTCTTGCCGCAGAGTGGCAAATCGATTGCCCCAGAATACACGGGGATCACGCAGATCGGCATACGGCCACAAAATCATCGAACGATCCGGCTGCAGCGGGTCTTCTCCCTGGTTCTGGGGGATAATCTCAAATCCGCCGGGGGCCATCATCGTAATGGACCACAACGCAAGAGTTTTGGGGTCTTTTGAGCAGTTCTTGGCGCTGTGCACCACCATGATGTCTGAGGTGCTTTCGTTCATCATCACTTCAAAGCCCAGCTGCATGTCGCTGTGCTTCTGCCGGACCGGCAGAAAGCTGACACCCTCGGAGAGAATGCCGTACACCACAGGCTCGTTGTCCGGGTAATAGGTGTCGGGAGTGCTTTCGGGGCTAAGCCAGAGCCGGTGGCCGCCGTAGTTGTAAAAGACGGAGCCTTCTCCGTACATTTGGTCAAATTCCTCTCCAAACGCGCGGTACTTGCGGTCCTGGTCGGTAAAGAGCATGTTTTCTCCGTTGACAAGCCCAAAGTGAATCAGCCGGGGGCCCACATCAATCGTCACCATTACTTCGATGATGCCGTTGCTGATATGTACGCACCGGCCATAGTTTAAATATTCTGTTTCCTTAATTTGAATTGCCAAAAAAATCCTTCCTTTCCCAATAAGCGCAGGTCATTTCCAATCCGCTGGGCCCCTTTTCCGGGGTGCAGAGGGAATAAAGGTCCGTGGCTCTGCATTCCGTTTCAAACATTGCCTTGGCGTCATTGCCAAGCAGGGCAAAATCGCCCGCATTTGTCACAATGGGCAAAGAAGCCGTGTGCTTTATTGTACGCAGCATTTCCCGCCCGGTTTCATTAAAAGCCAGTATTCTAAGGTATGCAGGAGTTTTTGGAAGCTCTCGTTGATTCAGGCCTAAAAAAGCGGATAACAATATTCTGCGGATTCTTGCATGGGAATATCGCTTTGATTTAATGGAAAAGATCAACTGTTCCAGCGAAATTGAAGTGCGGATGCTGCTGTAAATTCGATTTTCCAGCCCCTCGCTGATATCTGGTAGTTGGGAAAGCTCCTCCCGGCTCATGGAACGAAGCCGCGCCAGAATGGCGGTTTCCACCGGCAGAAGAGACGCGGGGGCGCGCCCGGCTTCCAGCTCTCGCTGAAAAATGGGAACAACCTCTTCCGGCACATAGGGCGAAAAGGATTCGTTTTGCAGCAGACGCTGCCGAATCTGCGAAGCGGAGGCAATCCGGGTTTCCGGAGCAAAAGACGGTGCGTCGTGAGGGGAGCCGATTCGCTGCACCGTTCGTGGGCGCATGGAAGAACCAGTGCGAAGCAGTGCCTTGCAGTATTCTATTCCTAAAACATTGTTGGGTTCTTTCAGTAAAGTGGCCGGTGCGCCCAAAAGCTCCGCCGCCGCAGCCTGCCGCGCTGCGGCGAATGGTACGCCAAAGGTTAGGCGGCTTTTCACCTCACCTTCAAATCTGCGGCTTAGTAGGGCTTCGGCAATCAGAGAAAGGGTTTCTACATCGCCGCTTTCGCTGCCAAAGACAAGACGATCGACACAGCCCAGAGCATTCAGTACAGAAACGGCTCCAAAAGCGAACCGTTCGGCACCGGCAACAGAAAAGCTGACCGGCAGCTCCAGCACTAAATCGGCACCGCAACGCAGTGCCGCAAGAGCGCGGGGCCATTTGTAAAAGGCGGAGGGCTCGCCCCGCTGAACAAAGTTTCCGCTCATTACAACGGCCACTCCACCGGGGGAAGATCGCTTTGCCTGCTCCATCAAGTAACGATGCCCCAAATGCAGGGGATTGAATTCGGCAACTATGCCAGAAATCAAGGGTTTCTCTGTCATTGGGTAAAAAACTCCTTGAATTTATTGTGAAAATGTACTATGATAGTGTACGGTTCTATAGTACAGTATTGTAAAGGCACTTTCAAGCTGTTTTTACAATATTTAGAAAGTTTAGGAGGGAATCCGATGAAGATTCTGGTCATTAACGCGGGGAGCTCTTCCCTAAAATATCAGTTAATTGATATGGCTAATGAAGAAGTGCTCGCAAAAGGAAACTGCGAGAGAATTGGGCTTGGGGACGGTATTTTTGGCCACAAGACAGCTGACGGCAGAGAAAAGAAGCTGACAGTGGACATGCCCGATCATATTGCGGCATTTATGCAGGTGAAGAATGCTTTGGTAGACGCCGAGGTTGGCGTGATCAAAGATTTGTCTGAGGTTACCGCGGTAGGCCACCGCGTGGTGCAGGGCGGCATGAAATTCATGAACTCCGTTCTGATCGATGAGCAGGTGATGGCAACGGTAGAAGAGCTGATCCCGCTTGCTCCGCTGCACAACGGCGTAAACCTGCAGGGCATTCGTGCCTGCCAGGAGGTTTTTGGTGAAAAAGTTCCGCAGGTTGCGGTGTTCGATACTGCGTTCCATTCCACCATGCCGCCTGAAGCTTATATTTACCCGATTCCTTACGAGTATTTTGAGAAATATCAGATTCGCCGCTATGGTTTTCACGGCACCTCTCATCGTTTTGTCAGCGAGCGCTGCGCAGAGCTGGTGGGCAAGCCGATGTCCGAGCTGAAGATTATTACCTGCCACCTGGGCAACGGTTCTTCTATCGCAGCTGTGGATCAGGGTAAGGTAATCGATACCAGCATGGGTCTAACTCCTCTGGACGGCTTTATGATGGGCACTCGCTGCGGTTCTTTAGATCCCTCCGTTGTCACATTCATCGAGGAGAAGGAAAACCTGACTGCGGAGCAGATGAGCGACATTCTGAATAAGAAGTCCGGTCTGCTGGGAATTTCCGGTATTTCCAGCGATGACCGCGATGTTACCAAGGCTGCGGAAGAGGGTGTGCCGAGAGCGGTTCTGGCTCACAAGATGCTGGTATACCAGATCAAGAAATTCGTCGGCAGCTATGCTGCGGCCATGAATGGCTGCGATGCTATCGTATTTACTGCCGGTCTCGGCGAAAATCAGGTTGATCACCGCCAGAATGTCTGCGACGGTCTAACCTATCTGGGTGTGAAGGTGTCGAGAGAGCTCAACGAGCAGATGATCCGCGGCAAGGGCGGCAAAATCTCCACTCCTGATTCGAAGGTGCAGGTTTTTGTGATCCCCACCAACGAAGAGCTGGTGATTGCGCGCGATACCAAAGAGATTATCAGCAAGCTGTAAAATTGCTTTAAATGTTCTGCGGCGGAGAATTTTTTCTCCGCCGCTTTTCATTATTTATTTTTTTCCTGTAATTTCATTGTCGCGGAACAGAAGAGAAATGCACCACACTCCCGCCAGACCAACCAGTGTATAAATAATCCGGCTGATAATCTCTGTTTGCCCCTGAAACACCCAGGCAACGATGTCAAATTGAAAGATACCGATTGAGCCCCAGTTGATTCCACCGATAATCAGAAGAATGAGAGCGATCATGTCCAGCATTGTATTTCCGCCTTTCATTAAAATTTTTTGTCTGTTTTAGTGTAATCCAAAAAGAATAAAA
Above is a window of Faecalispora anaeroviscerum DNA encoding:
- the nth gene encoding endonuclease III, whose translation is MTKKQLANLAVEALKKEYPEAICSLEYSEPLQLLIATRLSAQCTDARVNQVTPALFARFPTLEAFTKAKVEEIEELIHSCGLYKTKARDILALCQKLAEEYGGVIPDTVEELTKLPGVGRKTANLVVGDVYHKPAVVTDTHCIRIAGRLGLTKSKVPLQVEKDLRAVLPPEESNDFCHRLVLHGRAVCQARTAHCEVCNMNHFCKTGIAEQKAKNN
- a CDS encoding serine hydroxymethyltransferase, translated to MFSEMMDTIGFVSRFDSEVGAAMEQELGRQQRNLELIASENMVSPAVLAAMGSILTNKYAEGYPGKRYYGGCQYVDVVEDIARDRACRLFGAEHANVQPHSGAQANLAVYFALLQPGDTVMGMNLAEGGHLTHGSPVNMSGSYYHFVAYGVDAQTHRIDYDKLYEQAMQIKPKMIVAGASAYPRALDFKRFREICDACGAYLMVDMAHIAGLVAAGLHASPIEWADVVTTTTHKTLRGPRGGMILCKEKYAKAIDKAIFPGTQGGPLMHIIAAKAVCFGEALQPEFKAYQQQIIDNAQALANGLTKRGIKLVSGGTDNHLMLVDLSGEELTGKELEHRLDEVYITANKNTVPNEQRSPFVTSGLRLGTPAVTTRGLNTQDMDEVAECIAMAAQSFEGNQDAIRAKVGSICSRYPLYR
- a CDS encoding replication-associated recombination protein A, whose product is MSVPLAERLRPQSLDEVVGQRHLLNPDKALRRIIDSGEIPNMIFYGPSGVGKTTVASIIARKTQRKLVKMNGTTASTADIRAVVESLGTLETLNGVLLYLDEIQYFNKKQQQTLLEFIENGQITLIASTTENPYFYVYNAILSRCTVFEFKAVDTEEILNAVERAFSALEQERGETITRANGVDLHIAQSCGGDVRKAMNAVELCTLSARREADGLVIELEAARELTQRSAVRYDKDGDEHYDLLSAFQKSMRGSDSNAAVHYLARLLEAGDLPSVCRRLLVCANEDVGLAWPQIIPITKAAVDTALQVGLPEARIPLANAVILVCMAPKSNSAYSAVNAALADIRAGKSGPIPRQLQNKHFDGADQAKKGQFYLYPHDYPDHWVAQQYLPDVLRGTEYYTAGLNKNEQAFLQYWKKIMEKK
- a CDS encoding flavin reductase, producing MDSAILASLSYGMYAIGVKGENEPSACIVNTVIQVTNTNPPVIAVSMHHDNYSHECIRETGIFSVSVLSEDTPGTVIGALGFNSGRNSNKLKNIRHRVLVEGVPVIKENVCCWFLCKVVNRVETSTHTVFLAEVIAGSEKVTGTPMSYTYYHQVLKGSAPKNAPTYRHVTESNTGSDGGKFICKVCGYIYNDPDVPFEELPEDWLCPICAAPKSAFIRK
- the uraA gene encoding uracil permease yields the protein MSKHIIQTHEKPPLKRAIPLSIQHMFAMFGASVLVPTLFGINPAVVLLMNGVGTLFFFWMTQGKCPAYLGSSFAFIGPALIVINRYKDAPGGGFSYAQGGFVAVGFTVVVLALVIKRFGSDWIDKLLPPAAMGPVVALIGLELSGTAASTAGILTQTNYVAVKGSEGLFQQVVTTVDPKNAIVFLVTLGIAVFGSILFRNFLSVIPILIAIIGGYLTAAILGVVNFAPVEQASLFSLPHFQLAQFRLDAIITMLPVALVLISEHIGHQIVTGKVIGKDLLKDPGLHRSLMGDGFSTMASGMLGAVPTTTYGENIGVMAMTRVYSVWVIGGAAVLSIISSFIGKFSELIATIPGPVIGGISFLLYGMIGASGLRILVDSRVDFAKNRNIIMTSVIFVTGLSGVSLHLGSVELKGMVLACVVGMAMGLIFYTLDRLHLTNDSEDDEAEAAAE
- a CDS encoding tRNA(Met) cytidine acetate ligase — encoded protein: MTEKPLISGIVAEFNPLHLGHRYLMEQAKRSSPGGVAVVMSGNFVQRGEPSAFYKWPRALAALRCGADLVLELPVSFSVAGAERFAFGAVSVLNALGCVDRLVFGSESGDVETLSLIAEALLSRRFEGEVKSRLTFGVPFAAARQAAAAELLGAPATLLKEPNNVLGIEYCKALLRTGSSMRPRTVQRIGSPHDAPSFAPETRIASASQIRQRLLQNESFSPYVPEEVVPIFQRELEAGRAPASLLPVETAILARLRSMSREELSQLPDISEGLENRIYSSIRTSISLEQLIFSIKSKRYSHARIRRILLSAFLGLNQRELPKTPAYLRILAFNETGREMLRTIKHTASLPIVTNAGDFALLGNDAKAMFETECRATDLYSLCTPEKGPSGLEMTCAYWERKDFFGNSN
- a CDS encoding acetate/propionate family kinase, which translates into the protein MKILVINAGSSSLKYQLIDMANEEVLAKGNCERIGLGDGIFGHKTADGREKKLTVDMPDHIAAFMQVKNALVDAEVGVIKDLSEVTAVGHRVVQGGMKFMNSVLIDEQVMATVEELIPLAPLHNGVNLQGIRACQEVFGEKVPQVAVFDTAFHSTMPPEAYIYPIPYEYFEKYQIRRYGFHGTSHRFVSERCAELVGKPMSELKIITCHLGNGSSIAAVDQGKVIDTSMGLTPLDGFMMGTRCGSLDPSVVTFIEEKENLTAEQMSDILNKKSGLLGISGISSDDRDVTKAAEEGVPRAVLAHKMLVYQIKKFVGSYAAAMNGCDAIVFTAGLGENQVDHRQNVCDGLTYLGVKVSRELNEQMIRGKGGKISTPDSKVQVFVIPTNEELVIARDTKEIISKL
- a CDS encoding DUF378 domain-containing protein, with translation MLDMIALILLIIGGINWGSIGIFQFDIVAWVFQGQTEIISRIIYTLVGLAGVWCISLLFRDNEITGKK